A single Molothrus aeneus isolate 106 chromosome 9, BPBGC_Maene_1.0, whole genome shotgun sequence DNA region contains:
- the BSND gene encoding barttin translates to MAEEKSFRYGFIILGFFLVMLGMFIMSMEKPQYYITFCVLGVLLVAVGITWSMCQCYPKITFVPADLEAERFLDHKPTVLPHKDTGLVSPCPKPEASSTYEKSLPSYEQVQRQEVSSVCPAPARAQPPRPRSCSQPSLQARAEIHRELHGAAEPLQELPSRRETAAGSCPRRPGDAPLASLLEEMDTPSLEGSVPGSPTPQSRSLPCSNHASLPERGEQPRAPRKGPGREDDLYYGLQEEPDALLKESDGLSEPEN, encoded by the exons atggcagaggagaaGAGCTTCCGCTACGGCTTCATCATCCTGGGCTTCTTCCTGGTGATGCTGGGCATGTTCATCATGAGCATGGAAAAGCCCCAGTACTACATCACCTTCTGTGTCCTGGGTGTGCTGCTGGTGGCCGTGGGCATCACATGGAGCATGTGCCAGTGCTACCCAAAG ATAACGTTTGTGCCTGCGGACCTCGAGGCCGAGCGGTTCCTGGACCACAAACCCACGGTGCTGCCACACAAGGACACAGG CTTGGTTTCCCCCTGCCCCAAGCCAGAGGCCAGCAGCACCTACGAGAAGAGCCTGCCATCCTACGAGCAGGTCCAGAGGCAGGAGGTGAGCTCggtgtgcccagccccagcccgggcacagcccccccggccccggagCTGCTCGCAGCCATCCCTGCAGGCCAGGGCAGAGATCCACCGGGAGCTGCACGGCgctgcagagcccctgcaggagctgccgtCCCGCCGggaaacagcagcaggcagc TGTCCCCGCAGGCCGGGGGACGCTCCGCTGGCATccctgctggaggagatggACACGCCGTCGCTGGAGGGCTCCGTGCCCGGCAGCCCCACGCCGCAGAGCCggagcctgccctgctccaacCATGCCAGCCTCCCGGAGCGGGGAGagcagccccgagccccccggaAGGGCCCCGGGAGGGAGGACGATCTCTACTACGGGCTCCAGGAGGAGCCGGATGCTCTGCTCAAGGAGAGCGATGGCCTGTCTGAGCCTGAGAACTGA
- the TMEM61 gene encoding transmembrane protein 61 isoform X1 — protein sequence MLQMSCEESRQAFGHSRAPKASQALSCLASLLSPANRCSPRMAAASFRYGLTITGAVLLVTGTLCFAWWSDGEVGSASGARLLPPRDAEAVPSSSSSSALLRSVSFFCCGIGGILLIFGLLWSVKANARVVSRRYQYHFPRDLQYFTAEPAEKWNCSSWDSSAIPTYEEALTCRPAHAAPAFVQPPGRKEELTPPLYRYLEEDEGWQGGRRRSSSDSALFRPSPSWLDPAQPQEPQATPPPSYENVMESIIVRGL from the exons GCTCTCTCATGCCTTGCctcactgctgtcccctgctAATCGCTGCTCCCCAAGGATGGCAGCCGCCTCGTTCCGCTACGGCCTGACCATCACGGGGGCCGTGCTGCTGGTCACGGGCACGCTCTGCTTCGCCTGGTGGAGCGACGGCGAGGTGGGCTCGGCCAGCGGGGCTCGGCTGCTGCCCCCCCGGGATGCCGAGGCcgtgcccagctcctcctcctccagcgcCCTGCTGCGCTCCGTCAGCTTCTTCTGCTGCGGCATCGGCGGCATCCTGCTCATCTTCGGCCTCCTGTGGTCCGTCAAGGCCAACGCCAGGGTGGTGTCCCGGCGCTACCAGTACCATTTCCCCCGGGACCTGCAGTACTTCACGGCGGAGCCCGCGGAGAAGTGGAACTGCAG CTCCTGGGACTCCAGCGCCATCCCCACCTATGAAGAAGCCCTGACCTGCAGACCAGCCCACGCTGCCCCGGCCTTTGTGCAGCCGccggggaggaaggaggagctCACGCCGCCCCTGTACCGCTACCTGGAGGAGGACGAGGGCTGGCAGGGCGGCCGGCGGCGCAGCTCCTCGGACAGCGCCCTGTTccgccccagcccctcctggctggacccggcacagccccaggagccgCAGGCGACGCCTCCTCCCAGCTACGAGAACGTCATGGAGAGCATCATCGTGCGGGGGCTCTGA
- the TMEM61 gene encoding transmembrane protein 61 isoform X2, which translates to MAAASFRYGLTITGAVLLVTGTLCFAWWSDGEVGSASGARLLPPRDAEAVPSSSSSSALLRSVSFFCCGIGGILLIFGLLWSVKANARVVSRRYQYHFPRDLQYFTAEPAEKWNCSSWDSSAIPTYEEALTCRPAHAAPAFVQPPGRKEELTPPLYRYLEEDEGWQGGRRRSSSDSALFRPSPSWLDPAQPQEPQATPPPSYENVMESIIVRGL; encoded by the exons ATGGCAGCCGCCTCGTTCCGCTACGGCCTGACCATCACGGGGGCCGTGCTGCTGGTCACGGGCACGCTCTGCTTCGCCTGGTGGAGCGACGGCGAGGTGGGCTCGGCCAGCGGGGCTCGGCTGCTGCCCCCCCGGGATGCCGAGGCcgtgcccagctcctcctcctccagcgcCCTGCTGCGCTCCGTCAGCTTCTTCTGCTGCGGCATCGGCGGCATCCTGCTCATCTTCGGCCTCCTGTGGTCCGTCAAGGCCAACGCCAGGGTGGTGTCCCGGCGCTACCAGTACCATTTCCCCCGGGACCTGCAGTACTTCACGGCGGAGCCCGCGGAGAAGTGGAACTGCAG CTCCTGGGACTCCAGCGCCATCCCCACCTATGAAGAAGCCCTGACCTGCAGACCAGCCCACGCTGCCCCGGCCTTTGTGCAGCCGccggggaggaaggaggagctCACGCCGCCCCTGTACCGCTACCTGGAGGAGGACGAGGGCTGGCAGGGCGGCCGGCGGCGCAGCTCCTCGGACAGCGCCCTGTTccgccccagcccctcctggctggacccggcacagccccaggagccgCAGGCGACGCCTCCTCCCAGCTACGAGAACGTCATGGAGAGCATCATCGTGCGGGGGCTCTGA